Proteins co-encoded in one Pseudarthrobacter chlorophenolicus A6 genomic window:
- a CDS encoding type II toxin-antitoxin system VapC family toxin: MRLLLDTHVFLWAIAEPRRLSTKARNAISKLDNQVFVSPVTAYELSYKHRLGKLPAGSAIVSSFGRQLAHLYASELPVSASHGLAAGQLDWDHKDPFDRLLAAQAMVEGFTLVTADGSLQAFEPVATLW; encoded by the coding sequence ATGAGGCTGCTCCTGGATACGCACGTCTTCCTGTGGGCAATCGCCGAGCCGCGCCGGCTCTCCACCAAAGCCCGTAACGCCATCTCCAAACTGGATAACCAGGTCTTCGTTTCGCCGGTAACCGCCTATGAGCTCTCCTACAAACACAGGCTCGGAAAGCTTCCCGCCGGGTCTGCGATCGTCTCAAGCTTTGGGCGCCAACTCGCCCACCTCTACGCGTCCGAGCTTCCGGTCAGCGCATCCCACGGGCTTGCTGCCGGACAACTCGACTGGGACCACAAGGATCCTTTTGACCGCCTGCTGGCAGCGCAGGCCATGGTGGAGGGGTTTACCCTGGTCACAGCGGACGGGAGTCTGCAGGCCTTCGAACCGGTGGCCACATTGTGGTGA